A window from Saccharomyces cerevisiae S288C chromosome XIII, complete sequence encodes these proteins:
- the SOK2 gene encoding Sok2p (Nuclear protein that negatively regulates pseudohyphal differentiation; plays a regulatory role in the cyclic AMP (cAMP)-dependent protein kinase (PKA) signal transduction pathway; relocalizes to the cytosol in response to hypoxia; SOK2 has a paralog, PHD1, that arose from the whole genome duplication): protein MPIGNPINTNDIKSNRMRQESNMSAVSNSESTIGQSTQQQQQQQQYLGQSVQPLMPVSYQYVVPEQWPYPQYYQQPQSQSQQQLQSQPQMYQVQESFQSSGSDSNASNPPSTSVGVPSNATATALPNGSAITTKKSNNSTNISNNVPYYYYFPQMQAQQSMAYSYPQAYYYYPANGDGTTNGATPSVTSNQVQNPNLEKTYSTFEQQQQHQQQQQLQAQTYPAQPPKIGNAFSKFSKSGPPSDSSSGSMSPNSNRTSRNSNSISSLAQQPPMSNYPQPSTYQYPGFHKTSSIPNSHSPIPPRSLTTPTQGPTSQNGPLSYNLPQVGLLPPQQQQQVSPLYDGNSITPPVKPSTDQETYLTANRHGVSDQQYDSMAKTMNSFQTTTIRHPMPLIATTNATGSNTSGTSASIIRPRVTTTMWEDEKTLCYQVEANGISVVRRADNDMVNGTKLLNVTKMTRGRRDGILKAEKIRHVVKIGSMHLKGVWIPFERALAIAQREKIADYLYPLFIRDIQSVLKQNNPSNDSSSSSSSTGIKSISPRTYYQPINNYQNPNGPSNISAAQLTYSSMNLNNKIIPNNSIPAVSTIAAGEKPLKKCTMPNSNQLEGHTITNLQTLSATMPMKQQLMGNIASPLSYPRNATMNSASTLGITPADSKPLTPSPTTTNTNQSSESNVGSIHTGITLPRVESESASHSKWSKEADSGNTVPDNQTLKEPRSSQLPISALTSTDTDKIKTSTSDEATQPNEPSEAEPVKESESSKSQVDGAGDVSNEEIAADDTKKQEK from the coding sequence ATGCCCATCGGTAACCCAATCAATACGAATGATATCAAGTCCAACCGCATGCGCCAGGAATCAAATATGAGTGCCGTGAGCAATAGCGAAAGTACTATTGGCCAGTCCACccaacagcagcagcaacaacaacaatatcTCGGCCAGAGCGTTCAACCTCTGATGCCCGTATCCTACCAATACGTAGTTCCTGAACAGTGGCCGTACCCGCAATATTATCAGCAGCCGCAATCCCAGTCTCAACAGCAACTGCAATCCCAGCCTCAGATGTATCAAGTTCAAGAATCCTTTCAGAGTAGCGGTTCTGACTCAAATGCTTCCAATCCACCTTCCACGTCTGTAGGTGTTCCTTCCAACGCTACTGCAACTGCGTTACCGAATGGTTCTGCAATCACCACCAAAAAAAGCAATAACAGTACTAATATCAGTAACAATGTACCATACTACTATTATTTTCCCCAAATGCAAGCCCAACAATCAATGGCATATTCGTATCCACAAGcgtattattattatcctGCAAACGGCGATGGAACCACTAACGGTGCAACACCATCTGTAACCAGTAATCAAGTCCAAAAccccaatttggaaaaaaccTACTCAACCTTTgaacaacagcaacaacaccagcagcaacaacaattaCAAGCTCAAACGTATCCGGCCCAACCACCAAAGATAGGTAATGCATTTTCAAAGTTCAGTAAATCTGGACCACCTTCTGATTCGTCCAGTGGCTCTATGTCTCCCAATTCTAATCGCACTAGTCGCAATAGTAATAGTATCTCGTCCTTAGCTCAGCAGCCTCCAATGTCAAACTATCCACAACCTTCCACCTACCAATACCCCGGTTTTCACAAGACTTCGTCAATTCCAAACTCGCATTCTCCAATTCCTCCAAGATCATTAACAACGCCAACTCAAGGTCCAACCAGCCAAAATGGACCTTTAAGCTACAATCTTCCGCAAGTGGGTTTGCTACCGCctcagcaacaacaacaggTGAGCCCGTTGTATGATGGAAATTCTATAACTCCACCAGTTAAACCCTCTACTGATCAAGAAACTTATTTAACTGCAAATAGGCACGGAGTGTCAGATCAACAGTATGACTCAATGGCTAAAACCATGaattctttccaaacaACTACCATAAGGCACCCGATGCCCTTAATCGCCACTACCAATGCCACAGGCAGTAACACCAGCGGCACTTCGGCAAGTATAATAAGGCCAAGagtaacaacaacaatgtGGGAGGATGAAAAAACGCTATGTTATCAGGTAGAAGCTAACGGTATTTCAGTGGTAAGAAGAGCAGATAATGATATGGTTAATGGTACCAAACTTCTGAATGTAACTAAGATGACAAGAGGTAGAAGAGATGGTATTCTAAAAGCGGAAAAAATCAGGCATGTGGTGAAGATTGGTTCCATGCATTTGAAGGGTGTCTGGATACCGTTTGAGCGTGCCCTAGCAATAGcacaaagagaaaaaattgctGACTATCTTTATCCCTTGTTCATCAGGGATATTCAGAGCGTattgaaacaaaataatCCAAGCAATGATAGCAGTAGTAGTAGCAGTAGCACTGGTATTAAATCCATCAGTCCGCGTACCTATTATCAACCTATTAACAACTATCAAAATCCTAATGGTCCTTCAAATATATCTGCTGCTCAGCTGACATACTCCtcaatgaatttgaacAACAAAATTATACCCAATAATTCTATACCAGCTGTAAGTACAATCGCTGCGGGTGAAAAgcccttgaaaaaatgcacaATGCCTAACTCTAACCAACTAGAAGGACATACTATAACTAACCTACAGACCCTTTCGGCAACAATGCCGATGAAACAACAACTGATGGGCAACATAGCTTCACCCTTATCGTATCCACGCAACGCCACAATGAATTCGGCAAGTACATTAGGCATTACACCTGCAGATTCAAAGCCTTTGACACCTTCTCCAACTACAACAAACACAAATCAATCATCTGAATCAAATGTGGGAAGTATCCATACAGGAATCACCCTTCCAAGAGTGGAATCTGAATCGGCATCACATTCCAAATGGTCTAAGGAAGCAGACAGTGGGAATACTGTACCAGATAATCAAACATTAAAGGAGCCACGATCTAGTCAATTACCAATCTCCGCATTGACTTCGACGGATACtgacaaaataaaaacaagTACAAGCGATGAAGCAACACAACCGAACGAACCTAGTGAAGCAGAACCTGTCAAGGAGTCAGAGTCATCCAAATCACAAGTTGATGGAGCTGGCGATGTCTCCAACGAAGAAATTGCTGCTGATGatacaaaaaaacaagaaaaatag
- the ERG5 gene encoding C-22 sterol desaturase (C-22 sterol desaturase; a cytochrome P450 enzyme that catalyzes the formation of the C-22(23) double bond in the sterol side chain in ergosterol biosynthesis; may be a target of azole antifungal drugs), whose product MSSVAENIIQHATHNSTLHQLAKDQPSVGVTTAFSILDTLKSMSYLKIFATLICILLVWDQVAYQIKKGSIAGPKFKFWPIIGPFLESLDPKFEEYKAKWASGPLSCVSIFHKFVVIASTRDLARKILQSSKFVKPCVVDVAVKILRPCNWVFLDGKAHTDYRKSLNGLFTKQALAQYLPSLEQIMDKYMDKFVRLSKENNYEPQVFFHEMREILCALSLNSFCGNYITEDQVRKIADDYYLVTAALELVNFPIIIPYTKTWYGKKTADMAMKIFENCAQMAKDHIAAGGKPVCVMDAWCKLMHDAKNSNDDDSRIYHREFTNKEISEAVFTFLFASQDASSSLACWLFQIVADRPDVLAKIREEQLAVRNNDMSTELNLDLIEKMKYTNMVIKETLRYRPPVLMVPYVVKKNFPVSPNYTAPKGAMLIPTLYPALHDPEVYENPDEFIPERWVEGSKASEAKKNWLVFGCGPHVCLGQTYVMITFAALLGKFALYTDFHHTVTPLSEKIKVFATIFPKDDLLLTFKKRDPITGEVFE is encoded by the coding sequence ATGAGTTCTGTCGCAGAAAATATAATACAACATGCCACTCATAATTCTACGCTACACCAATTGGCTAAAGACCAGCCCTCTGTAGGCGTCACTACTGCCTTCAGTATCCTGGATACACTTAAGTCTATGtcatatttgaaaatatttgctACTTTAATCTGTATTCTTTTGGTTTGGGACCAAGTTGCATATCAAATCAAGAAAGGTTCCATCGCAGGTCCAAAGTTTAAGTTCTGGCCCATCATCGGTCCATTTTTGGAATCCTTAGATCCAAAgtttgaagaatataaGGCTAAGTGGGCATCCGGTCCACTTTCATGTGTTTCTATTTTCCATAAATTTGTTGTTATCGCATCTACTAGAGACTTGGCAAGAAAGATCTTGCAATCTTCCAAATTCGTCAAACCTTGCGTTGTCGATGTTGCTGTGAAGATCTTAAGACCTTGCAATTGGGTTTTTTTGGACGGTAAAGCTCATACTGATTACAGAAAATCATTAAACGGTCTTTTCACTAAACAAGCTTTGGCTCAATACTTACCTTCATTGGAACAAATCATGGATAAGTACATGGATAAGTTTGTTCGTTTATCTAAGGAGAATAACTACGAGCCCCAGGTCTTTTTCCATGAAATGAGAGAAATTCTTTGCGCCTTATCATTGAACTCTTTCTGTGGTAACTATATTACCGAAGATCAAGTCAGAAAGATTGCTGATGATTACTATTTGGTTACAGCAGCATTGGAATTAGTCAACTTCCCAATTATTATCCCTTACACTAAAACATGGTATGGTAAGAAAACTGCAGACATGGCCATGAAGATTTTCGAAAACTGTGCTCAAATGGCTAAGGATCATATTGCTGCAGGTGGTAAGCCAGTTTGTGTTATGGATGCTTGGTGTAAGTTGATGCACGATGCAAAGAATAGTAACGATGATGATTCTAGAATCTACCACAGAGAGTTTACTAACAAGGAAATCTCCGAAGCtgttttcactttcttATTTGCTTCTCAAGAtgcctcttcttctttagctTGTTGGTTGTTCCAAATTGTTGCTGACCGTCCAGATGTCTTAGCTAAGATCAGAGAAGAACAATTGGCTGTTCGTAACAATGACATGTCTACCGAATTGAACTTGGATTTGATTGAGAAAATGAAGTACACCAATATGGTcataaaagaaactttgCGTTACAGACCTCCTGTCTTGATGGTTCCATATGTTGTTAAGAAGAATTTCCCAGTTTCCCCTAACTATACCGCACCAAAGGGCGCTATGTTAATTCCAACCTTATACCCAGCTTTACATGATCCTGAAGTTTACGAAAATCCTGATGAGTTCATCCCTGAAAGATGGGTAGAAGGCTCTAAGGCTAGTGaagcaaagaagaattggtTGGTTTTTGGTTGTGGTCCACACGTTTGCTTAGGTCAAACATATGTCATGATTACCTTCGCCGCTTTGTTGGGTAAATTTGCACTATATACTGATTTCCATCATACAGTGACTCCATtaagtgaaaaaatcaaggttTTCGCTACAATTTTCCCAAAAGATGATTTGTTACTGACTTTCAAAAAGAGAGACCCAATTACTGGAGAAGTCTTCGAATAA
- the SEC59 gene encoding dolichol kinase (Dolichol kinase; catalyzes the terminal step in dolichyl monophosphate (Dol-P) biosynthesis; required for viability and for normal rates of lipid intermediate synthesis and protein N-glycosylation): MVAIIPHASFTTIKLTQKTEGSQMPTEEICKINMRTRKFDVGGNSRDFECFYSNFVQTVILLGTFFYCVERLQPWSIVTADISYKQIFVNVFVVCLIMVGLIFTKYWQHGYKSLPKFDTIYSLYLPFMVSLLFDTSSTVINTILILSVLNSYRWRTQLVVIILQLCLIFFNFEAGDRLKNIISIVINSLLSLILKYIGQLKSLDNIDSNLFSILLTNILYVSEAGTVHFRILKGIILALTTIISINYVLKKVMHFKPFMLSISFAIGLPLFANTFIHLEDGENPLLWLVKYILESTIRQKILFAWSSILILSIPSILIEKDSLSLNTSRKLWHFIIFLLIIPSFQMDSNFVKIALSGTIPVFLSIEYIRFQNLPPLGSAIELQLRRFADDRDHSGPLIISYLYLLFGISTPLLMNNSPMGLIGLGIGDSLASIIGKRYGRIRWKGTQKTLEGTLAFIVTSFIVCLVLLRFDKAAIFNHLTTLQLLTLCTLSGVLEGNSVLNDNILIPAFMMICEKLITL, encoded by the coding sequence ATGGTCGCTATAATACCTCATGCTTCCTTTACCACAATTAAACTAACCCAGAAAACTGAGGGAAGCCAAATGCCAACTGAGGAGATCTGCAAAATCAATATGAGGACTCGTAAATTTGATGTGGGCGGGAATTCTCGAGATTTTGAGTGCTTTTATTCGAATTTTGTTCAAACTGTTATATTGTTGggcacttttttttactgtGTTGAAAGGCTTCAGCCGTGGTCCATTGTTACCGCTGATATATCTTATAAACAAATCTTTGTAAATGTCTTTGTGGTGTGTTTGATAATGGTTGGTCTGATATTCACAAAATATTGGCAACATGGTTACAAAAGCCTACCCAAGTTCGATACCATTTACAGTTTATATTTACCGTTTATGGTTTCGTTGTTGTTCGATACATCATCTACGGTGATAAATACTATTTTGATCCTTTCGGTATTAAATTCATATAGATGGCGAACTCAGTTGGTAGTGATCATTTTACAGCTCTGcctcatattttttaattttgagGCTGGTGACAGGTTAAAGAATATTATTAGCATAGTAATAAATTCTTTACTGTCGTTAATTTTGAAGTATATTGGgcaattgaaaagtttaGATAATATCGACTCTAATCTTTTTAGTATCCTATTAACCAATATTCTGTACGTTTCAGAGGCTGGCACAGTACATTTTAGAATTTTGAAGGGCATTATCCTTGCTCTCACAACAATAATTTCAATTAACTATGTGCTCAAAAAGGTAATGCACTTTAAACCGTTTATGCTGTCAATATCCTTTGCCATCGGGCTTCCACTTTTTGCCAATACCTTCATTCATTTAGAAGACGGTGAAAATCCGCTACTTTGGCTGGTAAAATATATCTTAGAGTCTACTATTCGTCAAAAGATTTTGTTTGCTTGGTCTTCAATTCTTATACTGTCCATACCAAGTATATTGATCGAGAAGGACAGTCTATCGTTGAACACCTCCCGAAAATTGTGGcatttcatcattttcttaCTCATAATACCGTCATTCCAAATGGATTCAAACTTTGTGAAAATTGCATTGTCCGGAACAATACCAGTCTTCTTATCAATTGAGTACATAAGATTTCAAAACCTACCGCCGTTAGGATCTGCTATTGAATTACAACTAAGAAGGTTTGCTGATGATAGGGACCACAGCGGGCCATTGATCATATCATACCTTTATTTACTCTTCGGAATATCAACACCTTTATTAATGAATAACTCTCCAATGGGTCTAATAGGATTGGGAATTGGTGATTCCTTAGCATCTATTATTGGTAAAAGGTATGGCCGCATTCGTTGGAAAGGTACACAAAAAACTTTAGAGGGAACTCTTGCGTTTATAGTAACGAGTTTTATCGTTTGTTTGGTATTGTTACGTTTTGATAAAGCTGCAATTTTTAACCACCTAACTACTTTACAATTGCTTACCCTTTGTACACTGAGTGGAGTGCTAGAAGGTAATAGTGTGCTTAATGACAATATTTTGATACCTGCATTTATGATGATTtgtgaaaaattaattaCTCTTTGA
- the BUD22 gene encoding Bud22p (Protein required for rRNA maturation and ribosomal subunit biogenesis; required for 18S rRNA maturation; also required for small ribosomal subunit biogenesis; cosediments with pre-ribosomal particles; mutation decreases efficiency of +1 Ty1 frameshifting and transposition, and affects budding pattern) codes for MPSESSVSIYKLDQLEYQYHYLTKSLQKFEPRYPKTAKLYNCIGKKNKKKIEKLLNSLELKTLDKELDESYSKLLNNKIHYYETHLSKCIKEQIQKISKKNSSKVKDAQKNKSPSIDIEKMLATQLSLDDLALFMTRFRLIKILHQRIKQKSKKIEGDTNNKTWLNNNDYSGYINDKTSKWNPSNIWNEVITKLPSCEKLNALIGQSKIVQNLTESFDLSICLIFGFDVSAMKAKKYGAREKTANANQTHSNIDYDTDDGNEKNAIDSKSNAIGAQTQSNKETTSDNEDLLIKEYEGMLGSSGDEGEGGGYLNPNINYNEVTDEEPSEASSDEDDSDERFSDSEENEPRRKKPKLHNLPELMAGYYSGNDTEEESDEDNKNVKGKKKKRDTAEDRTAREQMSNEPKRKNRRGQRARRKIWEKKYGSQAKHVQRELEKEMEDRKQRQIEYEARVAKREAKAASLEASRSREREDRRTETNNKKEKESASTGEEHPSWIAKRLAEEKLQKAKFEGKKIKFD; via the coding sequence ATGCCTTCCGAATCATCCGTCTCTATCTACAAGCTTGATCAGTTGGAGTATCAGTACCATTATTTGACAAAATCATTACAGAAGTTTGAACCAAGATATCCAAAAACTGCCAAATTATACAATTGTATAggtaaaaagaacaaaaagaaaattgaaaaactgtTAAACTCTTTAGAGTTGAAAACTTTGGACAAAGAACTAGATGAAAGTTACTCAAAGTTACTCAATAATAAGATTCACTATTACGAGACGcatttatcaaaatgtataaaagaacaaattcagaaaatatccaaaaaaaattctagTAAAGTGAAGgatgctcaaaaaaataaatcaccCTCTAtagatattgaaaagatgCTTGCTACGCAGTTGTCATTAGATGATTTAGCACTCTTCATGACAAGATTTAGGCTGATCAAAATCTTACACCAGAGgatcaaacaaaaaagcaaaaagatTGAAGGTGATACGAATAATAAAACTTGGTTGAATAACAATGATTATAGTGGTTATATCAATGATAAGACAAGTAAGTGGAACCCAAGCAATATATGGAATGAAGTTATTACGAAGCTGCCAAGTTGTGAAAAGTTAAACGCACTAATTGGTCAAAGTAAAATCGTTCAAAATCTAACCGAATCATTCGATTTGAGTATTTGTCTCATATTTGGATTTGATGTAAGCGCTATGAAAGCAAAGAAGTATGGAGCAAGGGAGAAGACGGCCAATGCTAATCAGACGCACTCCAACATTGACTATGACACCGATGACGGCAATGAAAAGAATGCCATCGATAGCAAATCTAATGCGATCGGCGCACAAACTCAAAgcaataaagaaacaacGTCCGACAATGAGGATCTATTGATAAAGGAATACGAGGGAATGCTAGGCAGTTCAGGAGATGAAGGGGAAGGCGGCGGATACTTGAACCCTAATATCAATTACAATGAAGTAACAGATGAAGAACCTAGCGAAGCGTCATCCGATGAGGATGACAGTGACGAACGCTTCAGCGACTCTGAAGAGAATGAACcaaggagaaaaaaaccaaaattgCATAATTTACCTGAACTAATGGCTGGTTATTACAGTGGAAATGACACTGAAGAGGAAAGCGATGAAGACAACAAAAATGTTAAgggaaagaagaaaaagagagacACAGCAGAAGACCGTACGGCCAGAGAGCAGATGTCAAACGAGccaaagaggaaaaacAGACGTGGGCAAAGGGcaagaagaaagatttgggaaaaaaaatacggCTCACAAGCCAAGCACGTTCAAAGGgaattggaaaaggaaatggAAGATAGAAAGCAGAGGCAAATCGAGTACGAAGCAAGAGTAGCTAAGCGTGAAGCTAAAGCAGCATCATTAGAGGCCTCTAGGAGTAGGGAACGCGAAGACAGACGTACTGAAACGAACaataagaaagaaaaagaaagtgcATCCACTGGAGAAGAACATCCTTCTTGGATTGCAAAAAGATTagctgaagaaaaattacaaaaagcTAAATTTGAAGGTAAGAAGATCAAATTTGATTGA